From the Leishmania mexicana MHOM/GT/2001/U1103 complete genome, chromosome 14 genome, the window GCCTCTTcatgcgtgtatgtgtgtgggggggggggatagaGGGCGGGCGGCGCcatctctgcgcgtgcgtcggcgCGGTAGCTTTACCCACCGCGCCCGAATGGAGTGATGCATGGCTGTAGGCGGACTAATCAGAGTTCGCGTTGTGTCACTTGCTCATCGTACGCGCCTTGCCGTCTGGACGGCAATGATGTGAcagggagggaaggcgggGACGCGCTGTGGCACTCTCCTCTTTCGCACATCCTTCCCCACCACCTCACAGACTACGCGATGCACGCATACATGAGCATGTATATCGAAATGCGTGCAAAAGGTCGTCACTTTTCCgcctgtgtatgtgtgcatcCTCCCgggagctgcacgcgcgtgtgcacacacacacacgcacacacaagtgGCTGCATAGAGTTGgactcctcccctcccccctctcccctgcttAAAGCGAAGTCTTCGTGGTCGTGCCGCCCTGCTCGcaggtacacacacacacgtacacacaatGCACAAGAAACTTCTTCTGTTTGGTGGCACCGGCTTCGTGGGCTCGTTGGTGGCACAAAAGGCGCTGAGTCGTGGCTACCGCGTTGTTATCGCGACCCGAGGCGGGGCACCGCCACTTGGCTCGCCAATGGACACGCTGTTCAAGCGAGTGCGCATGATTGGTGggccagctgccgcgcggGAATCCATGAGTGGAACCTCAATGATGGCTCAGTCGTCTGTAGCATCGTCACCTGCGAGCAGCAGTAGCGGCAGCACTCACCAGCGCCCGTCAGCGGATCAGCTGGCCAAGATGGTGCACCAGATGGACGAGGAGAACGCGCTGGAGTTTGTCAGCATCGACGCCACAAGCAGGGACCAAGTGTTTCACTTTCTGCATGACCACCCAGACGCCACAGCGGTTGTCAACGCCGTCGGCCTCCTCACGCGCAACTACGAGGACGCGCGGCAGGTTAATGGAGATGTCATGACGAACATTGCGGCCGGCGTCTTTCACCCGAagctggcgcaggcggtgcagaaGGTAGTGTACGTGTCGGCGGAGCCGTACAACCTCTACTCCCGGCGCATCCTCGGAAGCAAGCATCTCTTGAAGGGGTACTTCCACGGTAAGCGCATCGGCGAGAAGGCTGTTCTGGAGAACCTTGGCAACAAAGGAGTGGTGCTGCGGCCCAGCTTCATCTACGGCACGCGCCACGTCCTCGTCACCTCCGCCGTGAACCCCGACGCCGTAAGCACGCTCTCCCTACCGCTGGGCTGGATCGGCCTGCCACTGGACAAGCTACTGACGGCCATCGGTGGCGGCAAGGTGCTAATGCCGCCGGTGAGCGTGGACGTGGTGGCCGAGGCagccgtgcgcgcgtgtgcgtgggcgaaTCATCCTGGAAATGATATACACGGTATCTGTGATGTGTACCGCATGCATCACATCTGCACCGCTGTCGACCCGTCGCTGCACGAGGACCGCAAGGACCGCAtgacagcagccgctgcgtcggagaAGAAGATCAAGCCCAAGAACGACACGTAGGAGGAGGCGGTTGACAAGAGAGGGACAGGAaagcgtgtgtctgtgtgcggaTGTCGGTGCTCACAAGAAACAGAAGAACGAGAATAAGCCGTGCGAGAGCGAGGGTacgcacacctcctccttcgcatCGCGCCGGAAGCGCAGGAGAGCCGGTGCATTCACGGCAGAGGCTCCGCATGGTTTCTCCTctcacgcgcgcgtgcaagTGCGCAGGCGTGTACTCGGCACATCAACGTGCACAGTAGCCACAACAGCAATCGTGCAAGTTTCTCTTCCACATCCTTCCCTCTTGCCTTGTGGGAGCCGCGTGAAAGAaatcgcgtgcgcgcacatcCACCGCGTCATCCTCCAGAGCCGCGACAGTCTCCATTCATTCGCTCAGTGTCGCTGGCAGCGTTGTCGTAGGTGTCATCATGCGGCTCGCACCACCATTCAGCAGGGTTGTGCGGCCGTTGCAGGAAACCCAtggcctctctctcccccttcggCGACGCGcatccgccgcctccgtagCTACGACGTCGCCTTCGGCCTTCTGCACAGCGCGTCGGTGCCTCTCTCAGCAAGCAGGCCACTGGCTGAACAAACTGCGCTACGGCGCTGATGATGCGCCGACGATGGGGTCGTGGGACAGCGCCTACGAGGACGACGCCATGGACACACGCAAGCTCTATTGCAAAGCCCTCGTGCACGCCTCCGGGGGGAGCCGCCTGGCGCGCGACTGGATCGCGGGATGCGCTGCTCTCACCAGCCCCGATCCATCCCTTATCTACACAGCACTGCAGCACgccgcgacggaggcggatgtggaggagctgcgagAGCACATTCTTGGGCGTCTGCTCGCGCAGGAAAACCCcaggcgaggcggccgcagTGGCGGCTCGCGTGACAACCAAGTGCGGACGAACTTTAGCATGTATGAAGAAAGCgagaaggaggtggtggtaCCCGGCACAGGCAACATTGCGGCCGAGCGAGCCGTAGCACCGAACTGCGCGGGGCACTCCAGCATCCATGAGCGCGatggcgaggatggcgcaaGTGAGGCCGCTTCACCGCCGATCACCTCAGAGGATATTCGCGATGCCGAGTActacctcctccagcgctcGCGAGAGGTTCGCTGCTTCATGTACGACGCCATGACCGCTAGCCTCTTCCATAGTAATAGCGACCTGCGCACGGTCGAGGCGGCACGGCGACACACCTTCGGGATCGGCTTGACCAAATTCGGTCTTTCCTTCGATGAGCTGACGTCGCTCTGGCGCCTGGTGGAGGCGGAGTTGCTGCTGAAAAAGGAGAAGATCAAAGTGCTTGGACAGCCGTGGGGCGAGTAGTGCGCGTGCCGAGTCGCCTGTCCCGGGAGGCTGTTGAGCTGCGCCAAGAATCGATCTTCTCGCACCcgccctctttctctctccgtgtgtgtgtgtgttcctcCACACTCTGTCAGATCCTCCTTACTTCACTGCACACGCTGCATGTGCGCATCCGCACAGCAGCAACCCGTCACAAAGACGCACAGCCTCTCCGCCCTGTGTCCTCAGCACCGAAAGATGGCAGGAAGAGCGCAGCCGAAGATGAAGGGCATCAAAGGGCAGGCCCTTCAGGAATGCGTCGATGTGCAGGACGGCACGGGCTCATCGCCCCCTCGTTCACACCGGCTCACTTCTCAGAGCGAACGGCGAGAGGCGCGTCTTGCCGATTCACCCGCGTTGCTTCGAGAATGTATtccgtcgccgccttcaTCCGCGCGActctcctccacgcacacccttcctcccttttcGCCTCTtgctcccaccccctctgcCCCTtacctgcgcgcgcgtgtgtgcgtgtgcgtgcacacgcgaTAACGGGTGGATCCCTGCATGGCATCTCTAGCATTGTATCGCTGTGCAGCCACTCTGcatcctctccctctctctatttACTTCTGTTCGCCAGTCTTTCCTTGTCTTCGTGGCTCTCTGTGGTCCCcatcacccacccacccccacacacacacacctccgcctctccgcaGACAAGCACGCATTGGAACAACCAGCTGCTCTGTGCCACAGCgtaccaccatcaccacagCGCATCGTCACCATGTCTCACCGGTACGActcccgcaccaccaccttctccCCTGAAGGCCGCCTCTACCAGGTGGAGTACGCCGTGGAGGCGATTCAGCAGGCCGGCACCGTCATCGGCGTGTGCACGAAGGACGGCGTCGTGCTGGCGGGTGAGAAGATGGTGCCACACCCGCTCTTTGATAATGAAAATATGCAGGACAAGAACACCAGCGGGGAGAAGATGTACAAGATCGCCGAGCACATCGGTTGCAGCGTGGCGGGCGTGACGTCGGATGCGTACGCCTTACTGAACTACGCTCGGCTTTCGGCACTGCGCCACCAGTACACCTTCCAGGAGCCGATGGCGATCGAGGATCTCTGCCGCATCCTGTGTGACGAGAAGCAGCTCTACACGCAGTACGGCGGTGTGCGCCCCTACGGTGTGTCCTTCCTGCTCATCGGGTGGGACCGCTACTATGGTTATCAGCTCTACTCCACGGAGCCAAGCGGTGACTACAGCGCATGGAGTGCGTACGCGATCGGCCAGAACGATCAAGTGGCGCACTCACTCTTGAAGAAGGACTGGCACGAGAACATGACGCTAGAGGATGGCATGCTGCTGGCACTGCGGGTGCTGGGCAAGACGATGGACACGGCAAAGATCGACCTCGCCcgggtggaggtggcggtgatgcgcaAGGTGCCCGCTTCGAACGTTGATCAGCTGCTCGACCCGTTCAAGCATCACCCCAAGACGACGCCTCAGTTTCAGATTCTCGCCCTTAGTGAACTGAAGCCGCACGCCGAACGCGCTGACCAGGCcagggaggcggaggagcaggccgaggcggagcgccagcgccagcaggAGCAGGCTCTGGAGTCGTAAAGCCTCCGCGTGCGCTTGgggcctgtgtgtgtgtgtgtgtgtgtgtgtgtgtgtgtgtagggggtATGTGACTGATATATACGTTGCGCACTCAGAAGAGGAGACacaggaagagaggaagacCGATAGAAGACAAAGGTCTCGGCACGGgccccgcagccgcacgaAGACACATCCCTCGTTGACATATGCCGCACGTATGCGTTCAAGTGACATCCACGCTCAACCGCAGGCCCCGGCGTGAGGTGAGCGGCCGTAGGGGCGTCGCTCTCCAAGCATATACAGGTATGCCAAAcatcccctccctcccggcTCCGTCCTCCAGCCTCAACGTGTGTACGCGCGCGAGGCTGTGTGGAcggtgagggtgggggaggtgagggtggaggggaggagggggtcaTCACTAGCGGCCATCcgcggccccctccccttcccccctcctccacctccttgctCGTTTTCTCGTACACCAttgccctcccccactccttCCCCTCGTGTTCTCTCCTCCCTAAAGCAGGCCACCACGTCTGTCTGGgcaggtgtgcgcgtgtgcgtgcgtgcgtgcgcaagACTCAGCGCGGTTTCGTTCTTATTGTTCTCCTTgggttgtgtgcgtgtgctcctTTATTCTGTCAAGGCCGTATCTGCGTCcttccctgtgtgtgtgtgtgtgtgtgtgtttggggggtggcgggggcgaTCTGATGTACGGCGGCGAAGTCCAACAAGCGAAGAGGAAAAAGATGAAGGGGCATACCATCGGATTCGGCGCGTGCAGGTGTGTCGATGCGTGCGCCCGTCCGTCCGTGCGTTGCCCGCTGGGCTGGCCTGCCTATCTGtatatctatctatatatctatgtgtgtgtggggggggtgcaTGGATGGAAGGGCAGAGGGAGTTCGCGAGTTTATGTGTTGCACAGGGTGATGGTCTTCTCCGATTGAACAAAGCGAGTACAGCGCCGAACGTGTGAAGCAGACAACGTGGGACTTGCGCGCGCACGAACAGGTAGTAGACAGCATCACGACccaccccacgcacacacacacaggcacatgTGTAGCGCGTCGAAGCCTCGATGCGGCGCCTGTGTCTcagcgtgtgcgggtgtTCTTGTTGTGTGGATGCGCGAGCGCACACTCACTCATGTTTCTGCTtcgtccctcctcccctcccccctacaCACCCTCcccgtcttcctctctctcctgccgGCTTTCGACGCCGTCCCATCAccgacacacatacacgtgtgcgtgtatgcatGCGCCATCTTTTCCGCACCGACTCTGGCAGTGGCCACACGCAGTACAAAACCTCTCttgccttcctctctctcacccacaccacaccaccacgCGTTCACTGACCCGCCTACCCACAAACACCTCTATAACGATCTGTCActtccccacccacccaccgaCCCCCCAAGCCCCTCTAGCTCCCTCCGCCacatccaccaccgccacagcccTGGCCCTTATCACACGGTCCTCCCCCCACCTACCCTCCCACACGCGCGTACGAGCTTCTCCTTGGCGTCTCCGCCTgtgcagaggaagagcgggggcagatatatatatatatatctgaAGGGGAGacaggaggggaggcggacAAACATAGATAaaggcacacgcgtgcacaggGCCACctgccgacgctgccgacgctTCTTCGTTGACACACatccgccctctctctcccccttcttctgcTTCTCGTTGCGTCGTCGTTCTTCTCTCGGGACCTCGACCCACCGAGCCAAGCCCAGCCCTTCTACCCCACATCGCAGCTTGGcgccctgcccctccctctctaccCATTCGCGCTTCTTCTTGTCGTCCCGCGTTGTTTTCCTTGAGTGCACCCCCACACCTGTCACTCTAgcagcgtgcgtgtgcgctgcatCTTTCTTCTGTTGGCTGcacgcatcagcagcagtcgTAGACACCCATACGTGCGGCTCCCCCAACCAGTGGGCCATATCCACCTAGCGCACAAGCACGGACTACACGCACAAGCCACTTGTCGCTGCTcatcatttttttttccgtttctGTCCTCTCTCCGTAGTCCTTTCGCTCTCGTCGTTGGATTTCTGGCCTGTCAGCGTGTGTCCTCTTCGGTCTCTGAGCTGATCACAACTCGTGTGTCATTGCCCTCGCCATCGATCCACcgctcacccacccactcgcccatcccctccccctcgtcccCCACTCTGTCTCGCTGCAGCACTTGTGTCATTAGTTTTATTCGCGCCGGCCAAGGGCCGTCCGCATCCGCACACGCGGTCAGAGatccacgcgcacacaaggCACACCGATACCGCATTCGTGCCTCTCCACTATAGTGCAAGGAGGCACTGCGTGCGTCTAGCTGTGTCTagtcttgtgtgtgtgtgtgtgtgtgtgtgtgtgtgtgtgtgtacttcTGTCCTACTTCTTGTGTTGGTTGtttgcggtggtggcacaACCACACTCACCACATCTCGCAGGCGCCTCAAACTTTGCTGTTTATTTCTCGTTAAATATTCTTGGCTTgacgccgttgccgccttcgctgtgtgtgcacgccggCATAAtcggcccctccccctcccttgctcGTTTTCTCTCTTACATCCGCGTGTTTGCCATCCCGCCCTCAAACTCGCTGTTGCGGGCGGCTGTGCTGTatctgcccctctcctccgccgatTTTCACCGATCGTCCGCCgacctcacccccccccacacacactggGTGGGATGCGCCATGCCCGCGAACGCGGTGCAGCTACGGATGATGCACACGCTGACGACAGCGATCTCGTCCACGCACCGTCAAAGACGAAAGATGTCGTCAGCGTGAATGGCATCTCGCTCGGCTGCGGTCGCAGCGAAGACGAGAAGCTGGCCACCTCTGCGAACGGCAAGTCGGGTCGCTCGCGCCGCCACGTTGAAGCCATCTTCCAcccggagctgcgccgcaccaAGGAGGTGATTCGGCGCCCAGAGTGggtgcgccgcgctggcgaATGTGTCGCCCATCGCGGCTCTCTCAGCACCATCGCTCTCTTCGGCATCATGTTCGCCAATTGTGTTGGCGGCGGCTACGGCTTCGAGGATGGCATCGGGTCGGCTGGCCCCCTCATCACGCTTGTTGTGTGTGGTATCTTGCCGTGGATGTGGGCCTTCCCTACCGGGTTGGCTGTCGCCGAGCTGTCCACCGCCGTGCCGAGCAACTCGGGTGTGCTGATGTGGGCGAACGCGGCGTTCCCCCCCTTCGTGTCGTTTATGTGCATTCTGGCGACCATCTTCATCACCTTCATCGGCAATGCCACGTACCCAAACCTCACGGCCGAgtacgcgcagcagctgggcAACCTCAAAAGCGCCCCGGTGGCGGGTGTGAAGGTCGGTGTGGTGGCGCTCTGCTGCATGCTCAACTGCATCGGCGTCGAGATCGTCGGCAACTCCTCCCTCATCCTCTGTGCCATCACCATTTTGCCCTTCTCGCTGCTGACGGTGATCCAGCTCTTCTCGAGGGGCTTCAACAAGGCGGTGCTGTATGTGGACGTGACGAAGGTGAAGTGGGCCGAGTTCTTCTCCATCATTAGCTGGAACTACGCCAACATTGAAAATGCTGGCGCTGTCGTCGAGGAAGTCGCCAACCCGCGCAGGGCGCTCCCAAAGGCCATGATGATGCTCATGCTGAGCACGTACGTCGGCTACGTCATGCCGATGCTCGCTGGCGTGAGCGCCATGGGTATTGATCAGGACTACTCGAAGTGGAAGGCGGGGCACTGGCCTGAGGTGGCGAAGATAATCGCCGGTGACTGGCTCAAGTACATGCTGTTCGCCGGCGCGCTGCTCAGCGGCATCGGTTTCACCCTGACCAGCATGTGCTGCACGAGCCGCCTGCTGGCAGGCATGGGCACGATGCAGATGTTCCCCAAGAAGGTGTCGAGGGTGATTGGCTACTACCATCCGCGCCTCGGCACTCCCATCCCGGCCATCCTCATCAACTCCCTCGTCACCCTTGTCTTCAGCGTGAGCATGGAGTTCACCAGCGTCGTATCGCTGTGTCAGTCTATCTACTGCCTCCGCATGCTACTCATCTATGCGTCGCTCGTCAAGCTGCGCATCGACTATCCAGACCTGCCACGGCCCTACGCACTCCCCTTCAGCACCTGCATGACGGCaattgtgctgctgccggcggcggcctttTCGCTGATGGCATCGATCGTGTCAGCCATGACCTCCCTCGGCATAGGCGTGGCGCTTGTTGGCTTCGTTGTTGTTGGAAGTGGTGTTTCGTGGCTGTACTGCCGCATCTTTGCCCGCAACGGCTTTCAAGGCGTCATTGTGCAATGCGAGGTGTCCTCCGGTGACGACGCGGAGGCCGGCGCGGGCGACGGTGTCAACGACAGCGCGCTGAGCGAGGGCGTCTTCTACGCGGATGAAGAGCGCAACAGCGGCGAGACGGTGGACGATCTTCTGCTCGGTATTTTGCCGATGCCTCTGGCCTCACCCGAGCCGTTTACACCGACCGCCttgccgcgcggcagcgaAGTCAGTCCCAGTCAGCTGCACGTGCGGCGTGGGATGACAGACCGCGAGGCCATCCGCAGTCAGGCGGGAGAGGAGCTAATTGGCATGGAGTACACCCCTCAGGATGGGCCCGGCATGGATATAATGTTTGTGAACAacagcgcgacagcgcaTGCACTggggtgcagcgccgctggctGCTCCCCAACCAGCGGCTTCCCTACCTACAGGGTCGCCTGCGGCGCCGAGACGACCAtgcgtcaccgccaccgcgtccgaagccacggcgccggtggcgacggaggaggtacgaccaacagcagcaactACGGTCCGGCCGTGAGCGgcgaggagagcggcgaggagACCGATATCACCCCCGCGGAgcacagcggtggcggctttACATTGTCAGCTACAGGTCTGCCTGGGCCGGTGCTgtcgacagcgccgccgcaactGATGTTGAGCCCACAGCAGATTCTCCTCAATGTGCCGGCCGCTGGCAgttggagcagcagccgatcTCCAACGCCAGtcagcggccgccgcagcccgATCTTGACAGGCGCCATAAATATGAGCACTACCAGGAaaccgccccctccccccacctctctgTAACCCCGAAGCTCCCCGCATCGGGTGCAGGCGCGGATGCTTGCTATGCACCACTGCCGTCCGAGCACATAGATGCGCATGCATGGTGGTGGTTGGTTGCGTGCTCTTTAagtgcgtgtatgtgtgtgtgtgtgtgtgacgttATGGCGAGCGAGGGCACGCCTCTTCTGTGCCGCGGACTCTCCCctcgcccacccaccccctccacccctcacGTTCGTTTGCCAATTTCCAGAGAGCACCTCGCCAGAGACgcaggcggaggggggggtacGTAAGTACGAGGGTGGGTCAGTCTCGTCCAAGCTCCAGTCCTGTTATGTTTCTCCTTGCCTCGCTCTTGTATATATATTAGTGGTTTCGGTTGTTTATTTTCCGGTGTGTCTTTTGTGCGCCCACTCGGTAGGCTCCTCTGAAAGAGGCGCCCtctgtgtccgtgtgtgtgtgtgtgtgtgtgtgggttgctGTGTACACAACCATACCCCCACTCCGCCCTCGCGCGttctctccatctcccgTGCGCTGTGCGACCGATAAGTGACCCGCGTCAGCCCTtatgttgttgttgtttttcgcGATATGTATATCCGTCTGCGGATGAGGAGGATGTACCGACCCCTCTCTTGTGTGCATAAGGCATCCCAGGCCTGTCCACGACAACCTCGTTAACGTTAACGaacaacagaaaaagaagaagcagaAGAAAACATCGA encodes:
- a CDS encoding putative proteasome alpha 3 subunit, whose product is MSHRYDSRTTTFSPEGRLYQVEYAVEAIQQAGTVIGVCTKDGVVLAGEKMVPHPLFDNENMQDKNTSGEKMYKIAEHIGCSVAGVTSDAYALLNYARLSALRHQYTFQEPMAIEDLCRILCDEKQLYTQYGGVRPYGVSFLLIGWDRYYGYQLYSTEPSGDYSAWSAYAIGQNDQVAHSLLKKDWHENMTLEDGMLLALRVLGKTMDTAKIDLARVEVAVMRKVPASNVDQLLDPFKHHPKTTPQFQILALSELKPHAERADQAREAEEQAEAERQRQQEQALES
- a CDS encoding putative amino acid permease yields the protein MRHARERGAATDDAHADDSDLVHAPSKTKDVVSVNGISLGCGRSEDEKLATSANGKSGRSRRHVEAIFHPELRRTKEVIRRPEWVRRAGECVAHRGSLSTIALFGIMFANCVGGGYGFEDGIGSAGPLITLVVCGILPWMWAFPTGLAVAELSTAVPSNSGVLMWANAAFPPFVSFMCILATIFITFIGNATYPNLTAEYAQQLGNLKSAPVAGVKVGVVALCCMLNCIGVEIVGNSSLILCAITILPFSLLTVIQLFSRGFNKAVLYVDVTKVKWAEFFSIISWNYANIENAGAVVEEVANPRRALPKAMMMLMLSTYVGYVMPMLAGVSAMGIDQDYSKWKAGHWPEVAKIIAGDWLKYMLFAGALLSGIGFTLTSMCCTSRLLAGMGTMQMFPKKVSRVIGYYHPRLGTPIPAILINSLVTLVFSVSMEFTSVVSLCQSIYCLRMLLIYASLVKLRIDYPDLPRPYALPFSTCMTAIVLLPAAAFSLMASIVSAMTSLGIGVALVGFVVVGSGVSWLYCRIFARNGFQGVIVQCEVSSGDDAEAGAGDGVNDSALSEGVFYADEERNSGETVDDLLLGILPMPLASPEPFTPTALPRGSEVSPSQLHVRRGMTDREAIRSQAGEELIGMEYTPQDGPGMDIMFVNNSATAHALGCSAAGCSPTSGFPTYRVACGAETTMRHRHRVRSHGAGGDGGGTTNSSNYGPAVSGEESGEETDITPAEHSGGGFTLSATGLPGPVLSTAPPQLMLSPQQILLNVPAAGSWSSSRSPTPVSGRRSPILTGAINMSTTRKPPPPPTSL